Proteins from a genomic interval of Aureimonas sp. AU20:
- the glyA gene encoding serine hydroxymethyltransferase, protein MSQAHALDTSTRHDPFFSDGIATLDPDLFAAMRDELHRQQHEIELIASENIVSRAVLEAQGSVLTNKYAEGYPGRRYYGGCEFVDVVEQLAIDRAKQLFNCGFANVQPNSGSQANQAVLMALSKPGATILGMSLDAGGHLTHGAKPNLSGRWFNAVQYGLDLATGLIDYDQVERLAHEHKPDIIIAGGSAYSRQIDFARFRQIADAVGAFFWVDMAHFAGLVAGGQHPSPFPHAHVATSTTHKTLRGPRGGLVVTNDEDIAKKINSAIFPGLQGGPLMHVIAGKAVAFGEALQPSYRTYIKAVVDNARALAGVLREGGLDIVSGGTDTHLMLVDLRPKMLTGKVSETALGRAAITCNKNGVPNDPEKPTITSGIRVGTPAATTRGFGVAEFEEVGRLIVEVLDGLKAANSEEGNATIEAGVKAKVEALTARFPIYSSLG, encoded by the coding sequence ATGTCGCAAGCCCATGCCCTGGACACGTCGACCCGTCACGACCCGTTCTTCAGCGACGGCATCGCGACGCTGGACCCCGATCTCTTCGCTGCCATGCGCGACGAACTGCATCGCCAGCAGCACGAGATCGAACTCATCGCCTCGGAGAACATCGTCTCCCGCGCCGTCCTGGAAGCGCAGGGCTCGGTTCTCACCAACAAATACGCCGAGGGTTATCCCGGGCGCCGTTACTACGGCGGCTGCGAGTTCGTCGACGTGGTGGAGCAGCTGGCGATCGACCGCGCCAAGCAGCTCTTCAACTGCGGCTTCGCCAACGTGCAGCCCAACAGCGGCAGCCAAGCCAACCAAGCCGTGCTCATGGCGCTGTCCAAGCCCGGCGCGACGATCCTCGGCATGAGCCTCGACGCGGGCGGCCACCTCACGCACGGCGCCAAGCCCAATCTTTCCGGCCGCTGGTTCAACGCCGTTCAGTACGGGCTGGATCTCGCAACCGGGCTGATCGACTACGATCAGGTCGAGCGTCTCGCGCATGAGCACAAGCCCGACATCATCATCGCCGGCGGCTCGGCCTATTCGCGCCAGATCGATTTCGCCCGCTTCCGCCAGATCGCGGATGCTGTTGGGGCCTTCTTCTGGGTGGACATGGCGCATTTCGCCGGCCTCGTGGCCGGTGGCCAGCATCCCAGCCCGTTCCCGCACGCCCATGTCGCGACGTCCACGACGCACAAGACCCTGCGCGGCCCGCGCGGCGGCCTGGTGGTGACCAACGACGAGGACATCGCCAAAAAGATCAATTCCGCGATCTTCCCCGGTCTGCAGGGCGGCCCGCTCATGCATGTGATCGCCGGCAAAGCCGTGGCCTTCGGCGAGGCTCTGCAGCCGAGCTACCGCACCTACATCAAGGCCGTGGTGGACAACGCGCGGGCGCTGGCCGGCGTGCTGCGCGAGGGTGGCCTCGACATCGTCTCGGGCGGCACGGACACGCATCTGATGCTGGTGGACCTGCGCCCGAAGATGCTGACGGGCAAGGTCTCGGAAACCGCGCTCGGCCGGGCCGCGATCACCTGCAACAAGAACGGCGTTCCCAACGATCCGGAAAAGCCGACCATCACGTCCGGCATCCGCGTCGGCACCCCGGCGGCGACGACGCGCGGCTTCGGCGTCGCGGAGTTCGAGGAGGTCGGGCGCCTGATCGTCGAAGTGCTGGACGGCCTGAAGGCGGCGAACTCGGAAGAGGGCAATGCCACGATCGAGGCCGGGGTGAAGGCGAAGGTCGAGGCTTTGACCGCGCGCTTCCCCATCTATTCCAGCCTCGGCTGA
- a CDS encoding L,D-transpeptidase family protein: MTKSRSDRVLEGMSRRRFLAGAATAAGAAAFAGTARAQSALDGVLAAPNRGGWTDQFDTRAASVRNVASYQPVFSPNTISAMQSAVGHYQQIVSAGGWPSVPAEGKMEIGAQGQAVAALRQRLAVSGDLDRQAGGSTAFDTYVDAAVKRFQARHGLPADGAVGEYTFKALNVPADVRLNQLYKNIDRLQKIQLDPGRFVMVNIPAAAIEAVENGRVVQRHTAVVGKIDRQTPILDSKITNLNLNPYWHAPASIVRKDIIPLMQKDPTYLTRNDIVIYGPDGGVIPPESINWHSEEAVKYLFRQNPGRMNAMSSVKINFPNPYSVYMHDTPQQSVFSQLMRFESSGCVRVQNVRDLIVWLARDTPGWDRAAIEKTISARTRQDVNFTNPVPLHFTYLTAWATEPTVVQFRDDIYHLDGDAQLAMNRLQTTAYSAGEQASADLPY; the protein is encoded by the coding sequence ATGACGAAGAGCAGGTCCGACCGGGTGCTTGAAGGCATGTCGCGGCGCCGTTTCCTGGCGGGTGCGGCGACGGCGGCCGGGGCGGCGGCCTTTGCCGGGACGGCGCGCGCCCAGAGCGCGCTCGACGGCGTTCTGGCCGCGCCCAATCGCGGCGGCTGGACGGACCAGTTCGACACGCGCGCCGCCAGCGTGCGCAACGTCGCCTCGTATCAGCCGGTCTTCTCGCCCAACACGATCTCGGCCATGCAGTCGGCGGTCGGCCATTATCAGCAGATCGTCTCGGCCGGCGGCTGGCCCAGCGTTCCGGCCGAAGGCAAGATGGAGATCGGCGCGCAGGGTCAGGCCGTCGCCGCGCTTCGCCAGCGTCTGGCCGTGTCTGGCGATCTCGACCGCCAGGCCGGCGGCTCCACCGCCTTCGACACCTATGTCGACGCGGCCGTGAAGCGCTTCCAGGCGCGCCACGGACTCCCGGCGGACGGCGCGGTGGGCGAATACACGTTCAAGGCCTTGAACGTGCCCGCCGACGTGCGCCTGAACCAGCTCTACAAGAACATCGATCGCCTCCAGAAGATTCAGCTGGATCCCGGCCGCTTCGTGATGGTCAACATTCCCGCGGCGGCGATCGAGGCGGTCGAGAACGGCCGCGTCGTGCAGCGCCACACGGCGGTGGTCGGCAAGATCGACCGGCAGACGCCGATCCTCGATTCCAAGATCACCAATCTCAACCTCAATCCCTACTGGCATGCGCCGGCCTCGATCGTCCGCAAGGACATCATCCCGCTCATGCAGAAGGACCCGACCTATCTCACGCGCAACGACATCGTGATCTATGGTCCCGATGGCGGCGTGATCCCGCCGGAGTCGATCAACTGGCATTCCGAGGAGGCGGTGAAATATCTGTTCCGCCAGAATCCGGGCCGGATGAACGCCATGTCCTCGGTGAAGATCAACTTCCCGAACCCCTATTCCGTCTACATGCACGACACGCCGCAGCAGAGCGTCTTCTCGCAGCTCATGCGCTTCGAGTCGTCGGGCTGCGTGCGCGTTCAGAACGTGCGCGATCTCATTGTCTGGCTGGCGCGCGACACGCCGGGCTGGGACCGCGCCGCGATCGAGAAGACCATCTCGGCCCGCACGCGCCAGGATGTGAACTTCACCAACCCGGTGCCGCTGCACTTCACCTATCTGACGGCCTGGGCGACCGAGCCGACGGTGGTGCAGTTCCGCGACGACATTTACCATCTCGACGGCGACGCGCAGCTCGCCATGAACCGGCTTCAGACCACCGCCTATTCGGCGGGCGAGCAGGCAAGCGCCGACCTGCCTTACTGA
- the ldtR gene encoding transcriptional regulator LdtR, whose amino-acid sequence MSSTPARREIQPPVEKVELKSLYLETLQLVERLHRRLLDVIKDEFDRNGRTDINAVQALLLFNIGDAVLTAGELRSRGFYLGSNVSYNLKKLVELGFIDHQKSRVDRRAVRVSLTKAGREVAEIVAELYDRHIGSIDKVGGLDEGEFQKMNKSLQRLDRFWNDSIMYRL is encoded by the coding sequence ATGTCATCGACGCCCGCCCGCCGCGAGATTCAGCCCCCGGTCGAGAAGGTGGAACTGAAGTCGCTCTATCTCGAAACGCTCCAGCTGGTGGAACGCCTGCACCGCAGGCTCCTTGACGTCATCAAGGACGAGTTCGATCGCAACGGGCGCACCGACATCAACGCCGTCCAGGCCCTGCTCCTGTTCAATATCGGCGACGCGGTCCTGACCGCCGGCGAGCTGCGCTCGCGCGGCTTTTATCTCGGCTCGAACGTGTCCTACAATCTGAAGAAGCTGGTCGAGCTGGGCTTCATCGACCACCAGAAGTCTCGTGTCGATCGCCGCGCGGTGCGCGTCTCGCTCACCAAGGCCGGCCGCGAAGTCGCCGAAATCGTCGCCGAGCTTTACGATCGCCACATCGGCTCGATCGACAAGGTGGGCGGGCTCGACGAGGGGGAGTTCCAGAAGATGAACAAGTCCCTCCAGCGCCTCGACCGCTTCTGGAACGATTCGATCATGTATCGCCTGTAA
- a CDS encoding DUF6163 family protein, with protein sequence MTIEPFKQDREKTLNRTLTVWLCRIAGLALFGMGLFYWARLIGVFDGPLWRFDLMPVWWRFAAPTLAVLYPVAGIGLWMLASWGSVIWVLLTLVEGTMHFAFPQLFGADILPVSLNLTGLALLAMLRIVAYFESRRQS encoded by the coding sequence ATGACGATCGAACCCTTCAAACAGGACCGCGAGAAGACGCTGAACCGGACCCTGACGGTCTGGCTCTGCCGGATCGCGGGGCTTGCCCTGTTCGGCATGGGCCTCTTCTACTGGGCGCGGCTGATCGGCGTGTTCGACGGGCCGCTCTGGCGCTTCGACCTCATGCCTGTCTGGTGGCGCTTCGCCGCGCCGACGCTGGCGGTGCTCTATCCCGTTGCCGGCATCGGCCTCTGGATGCTGGCCTCCTGGGGATCGGTGATCTGGGTGCTGCTTACGCTGGTCGAAGGGACCATGCATTTCGCCTTTCCGCAGCTGTTTGGCGCCGACATCCTGCCGGTTTCGCTGAACCTCACGGGGTTGGCCCTGCTCGCCATGCTGCGCATCGTCGCCTACTTCGAATCGCGCCGACAGTCCTGA
- the hemB gene encoding porphobilinogen synthase, protein MKNDITLSRTIDQVTGGTRLRRLRQTEWVRRLVRESDVGVNDLIWPIFVREGEGEPEPVRSMPGVFRYSVRGCVEAAERAAELGIPVIALFPFTNPDLRDENGTQALNPDNLVCRATRAIKAAVPEIGILCDVALDPYTSHGHDGLVRAGRILNDESVEVLCRQALVQAEAGCDIIGPSDMMDGRVACIRSALDGAGLRDTMIMSYAAKYASAFYGPFRDAVGSTGALKGDKRTYQMDMGNRDEALREAAQDIAEGADMIMVKPGLPYLDILAKLVEEFRMPTFAYQTSGEYSVIMAAAENGWIDGDRAMFESLRAFKRAGASGILSYFSPRVAEALQQR, encoded by the coding sequence ATGAAGAACGACATCACGCTTTCGCGCACCATCGATCAGGTCACGGGCGGCACACGCCTTCGACGCCTGCGCCAGACGGAATGGGTTCGCCGCCTCGTGCGCGAGAGCGATGTCGGCGTCAACGACCTGATCTGGCCGATCTTCGTACGCGAGGGCGAAGGCGAGCCGGAGCCCGTGCGCTCCATGCCCGGCGTGTTCCGCTATTCCGTGCGCGGCTGCGTCGAGGCGGCGGAGCGCGCCGCCGAGCTCGGCATTCCCGTGATCGCCCTGTTCCCCTTCACCAACCCGGACCTTCGCGACGAAAACGGCACGCAGGCGCTCAACCCGGACAATCTCGTGTGCCGCGCCACGCGCGCCATCAAGGCCGCCGTTCCCGAGATCGGCATTCTCTGCGACGTGGCGCTCGATCCCTATACCAGCCACGGCCATGACGGGTTGGTTCGCGCCGGGCGCATTCTCAACGACGAGTCGGTCGAGGTTCTTTGCCGACAGGCCTTGGTGCAGGCCGAGGCGGGCTGCGATATCATCGGGCCGTCCGACATGATGGACGGACGCGTCGCCTGCATCCGCTCGGCGCTGGACGGCGCGGGGCTGCGCGACACGATGATCATGTCCTATGCCGCCAAATACGCCTCGGCCTTCTACGGCCCGTTCCGCGACGCCGTCGGCTCCACCGGCGCGCTGAAGGGCGACAAGCGCACCTATCAGATGGACATGGGCAACCGCGACGAGGCCCTGCGCGAGGCCGCGCAGGACATTGCCGAGGGCGCCGACATGATCATGGTGAAGCCCGGCCTGCCCTATCTCGACATTCTCGCCAAGCTGGTCGAGGAGTTCCGGATGCCGACCTTCGCCTATCAGACCTCGGGCGAGTATTCCGTCATCATGGCGGCGGCCGAGAATGGCTGGATCGACGGCGACCGGGCGATGTTCGAATCGCTCCGGGCCTTCAAGCGCGCCGGCGCCAGCGGCATCCTCAGCTATTTCTCGCCGCGCGTCGCCGAGGCGCTCCAGCAGCGCTGA
- a CDS encoding RDD family protein, whose amino-acid sequence MSNAATYNPASTWLDEPRAYRSVRTRRSLAFLVDYTIVLMLCVPAVFVIGLLGVLTLGLGWMLYAILFPLVALPYVTFTLGSASQATPGMRMFDLRLERLDGKPVDPALGAAHSILFWAAGALTSGFIVLVALFTPRKQLLQDLLLGTVVVRRG is encoded by the coding sequence ATGAGCAACGCCGCCACCTACAATCCCGCCTCCACCTGGCTCGACGAACCGCGCGCCTATCGCAGCGTGCGCACGCGCCGGAGCTTGGCCTTCCTGGTGGACTACACCATCGTCCTGATGCTCTGTGTCCCCGCCGTCTTCGTGATCGGCCTTCTCGGCGTGCTGACGCTGGGCCTGGGATGGATGCTCTATGCGATTCTGTTTCCGCTGGTGGCGCTGCCCTATGTGACCTTCACGCTCGGCAGCGCGTCGCAGGCGACGCCCGGAATGCGGATGTTCGATCTGCGCCTGGAGCGGCTGGACGGCAAGCCGGTGGACCCGGCGCTGGGCGCCGCGCACAGCATCCTCTTCTGGGCCGCCGGCGCTCTGACCTCGGGCTTCATCGTGCTCGTAGCGCTTTTCACGCCGCGCAAGCAGCTGTTGCAGGACCTCCTGCTCGGAACTGTGGTGGTGCGTCGGGGCTGA
- a CDS encoding arginyltransferase: MTAHPQTPQFFLTSPSTCPYLPGQLERKVFTHLVGHRAPDLLDLLTQGGFRRSQNIAYRPACERCRACVSIRILVDEFRPTKSMKRVRQTNSDLVGRMAEAEPTSEQYALFRRYLDTRHTHGGMSEMSVLDYAMMVEDSQVDTRLIQYRLKGPDSAFSTRSDGDLKAVALTDVMGDGLSMVYSYFDPDEADRSLGTFMILDHIERAREMGLPYLYLGYWVDGSRKMDYKIRYQPQEHLLPKGWERYDPQAQRQPASLEAPAEPAAVPPIR; encoded by the coding sequence ATGACGGCGCATCCCCAGACCCCGCAGTTCTTCCTGACCTCGCCTTCGACCTGCCCCTATCTCCCCGGCCAGCTCGAGCGGAAGGTGTTCACCCACCTTGTCGGACACAGGGCGCCCGATCTTCTGGATCTCCTGACTCAAGGCGGATTCCGCCGCTCGCAGAACATAGCCTATCGCCCGGCCTGCGAGCGCTGCCGGGCCTGCGTCTCGATTCGGATTCTGGTGGACGAGTTCCGGCCGACCAAGTCGATGAAGCGCGTGCGGCAGACGAATTCCGATCTGGTCGGCCGCATGGCCGAGGCGGAACCGACCTCCGAGCAATATGCCCTGTTCCGCCGCTATCTCGACACGCGTCACACCCATGGCGGCATGTCGGAAATGTCGGTGCTGGACTACGCCATGATGGTGGAGGACAGTCAGGTCGACACGCGGCTGATCCAGTATCGCCTCAAGGGGCCGGACTCCGCCTTCTCCACGCGCTCGGACGGCGATCTGAAGGCCGTCGCCCTGACCGACGTGATGGGCGACGGCCTGTCGATGGTCTATTCCTATTTCGACCCCGACGAGGCCGACCGGAGCCTGGGGACCTTCATGATCCTCGACCACATCGAACGGGCGCGCGAGATGGGCCTGCCCTATCTCTATCTCGGCTATTGGGTCGATGGGTCCCGCAAGATGGACTACAAGATCCGCTACCAGCCGCAGGAACATCTCCTGCCCAAGGGCTGGGAGCGCTACGACCCCCAAGCCCAGCGCCAGCCGGCGAGCCTCGAGGCGCCCGCCGAGCCGGCAGCGGTTCCGCCGATCAGGTGA
- the parC gene encoding DNA topoisomerase IV subunit A — MGKPVDPPASGGDIEPIDLKTALEERYLAYALSTIMGRALPDVRDGLKPVHRRIVHAMRVLKLDPDQGYKKCARIVGDVMGKFHPHGDASIYDALVRLAQDFSIRYPLIDGQGNFGNIDGDSAAAMRYTEARMTEVATLLLRGIDENAVDFKPTYNEEDEEPIVLPGAFPNLLANGASGIAVGMATSIPPHNAAEICDAALKLIEQPEADLDTLLRFIQGPDFPTGGVVVDGPEVIREAYATGRGSFRVRAKWEREEQGRGGYVVVVTEIPFQVQKSRLIEKIADLLMAKKLPLLADIRDESAEDVRVVLEPKSRTVDPELLMESLFRLTDLESRIPLNMNVLSGGKVPKVLSLKEVLSEWLAHQREVLIRRSQHRLDQIERRLEILAGYIIAFLNLDEVIRIIREEDEPKQVMMRTFELSDMQAEAILNMRLRSLRKLEEFELKREFDQLSEERADKQALLASAELQWQRVAGEIREVRETFSKKTKLGKRRTVYADAPERSLDDIAVALIEKEPITVVLSQKGFLRAMKGHGVDLSTLGFREGDSLKFAFPALTTDKLVFLSTNGRAFTLSADKLPGGRGQGDPMRLLIELEDDQDLVLGFVADPAQKRLLASTDGNGFVVPEGELVSGTRKGKQVLNVGEPARLAKAERITGDMVAVVGENRKMVVFPLAQVPEMLRGKGVRLQRYADGGLLDVKIFSLAEGLTWTDTAGRQHQRSEADLLEWRGDRAQAGRLVPKGFPKSGRFT, encoded by the coding sequence ATGGGCAAGCCTGTGGATCCTCCCGCCAGCGGCGGCGACATCGAACCGATCGACCTCAAGACGGCGCTGGAAGAGCGCTATCTCGCCTATGCGCTGTCGACCATCATGGGTCGCGCGCTGCCGGATGTGCGCGACGGGTTGAAGCCGGTGCATCGACGCATCGTTCACGCCATGCGCGTTCTAAAGCTCGACCCAGACCAGGGTTACAAGAAATGCGCCCGCATCGTCGGCGATGTGATGGGCAAGTTCCATCCTCATGGCGACGCCTCGATCTACGACGCGCTGGTGCGCCTCGCTCAGGACTTCTCGATCCGCTATCCCCTGATCGACGGGCAGGGCAATTTCGGCAATATCGACGGGGATAGCGCGGCTGCCATGCGCTACACCGAGGCGCGCATGACAGAGGTTGCCACGCTCCTCCTGCGCGGCATCGACGAGAACGCCGTCGACTTCAAGCCGACCTACAACGAGGAGGACGAGGAGCCGATCGTTCTTCCCGGCGCCTTCCCCAATCTCCTGGCCAATGGCGCATCGGGCATCGCCGTCGGCATGGCGACTTCGATCCCGCCGCACAACGCGGCCGAGATCTGCGACGCGGCGCTCAAGCTCATCGAGCAGCCCGAGGCCGATCTCGACACGCTGCTGCGCTTCATTCAGGGGCCGGACTTTCCGACCGGCGGCGTCGTGGTGGACGGTCCGGAGGTGATCCGCGAAGCCTATGCGACGGGGCGCGGCTCGTTCCGCGTGCGCGCCAAGTGGGAGCGCGAGGAGCAGGGGCGCGGCGGCTATGTCGTGGTGGTCACCGAAATTCCGTTTCAGGTGCAGAAGTCGCGGCTGATCGAGAAGATCGCCGACTTGCTCATGGCCAAGAAGCTGCCGCTTCTCGCCGACATTCGCGACGAATCGGCCGAGGACGTGCGCGTCGTGCTGGAGCCCAAATCCCGCACGGTCGATCCCGAACTTCTGATGGAATCGCTGTTCCGGCTGACGGACCTCGAATCGCGCATTCCTCTGAACATGAACGTCCTGTCGGGCGGCAAGGTGCCGAAGGTCCTGTCGCTGAAGGAGGTGCTGAGCGAATGGCTGGCGCATCAGCGCGAGGTGCTGATCCGCCGTTCGCAGCATCGGCTCGACCAGATCGAGCGGCGGCTGGAAATCCTGGCCGGCTACATCATCGCCTTCCTGAACCTCGACGAGGTGATCCGCATCATCCGCGAGGAGGACGAGCCCAAGCAGGTCATGATGCGGACCTTCGAGCTCAGCGACATGCAGGCCGAAGCAATCCTCAATATGCGCCTGCGCTCGCTGCGCAAGCTGGAGGAGTTCGAACTGAAGCGCGAATTCGACCAGCTCTCGGAGGAGCGCGCCGACAAGCAGGCGTTGCTCGCCTCGGCGGAACTGCAATGGCAGCGCGTTGCCGGCGAGATCCGCGAGGTTCGCGAGACCTTCTCCAAGAAGACCAAGCTCGGCAAGCGCCGCACGGTCTATGCCGACGCGCCCGAGCGCTCGCTGGACGACATCGCCGTCGCCTTGATCGAGAAGGAGCCGATCACCGTCGTCCTGTCTCAGAAGGGCTTTCTGCGCGCCATGAAGGGGCACGGGGTCGATCTCTCTACGCTCGGCTTCCGCGAGGGCGACTCGCTGAAATTCGCCTTCCCGGCGCTCACCACCGACAAGCTCGTGTTCCTTTCCACCAACGGCCGCGCCTTCACGCTGTCGGCCGACAAACTGCCGGGCGGGCGCGGGCAGGGCGATCCGATGCGCCTCCTCATCGAGCTGGAGGACGACCAGGATCTCGTGCTCGGCTTCGTCGCCGACCCCGCGCAAAAGAGGCTTCTGGCCTCGACCGACGGCAACGGCTTCGTCGTGCCCGAGGGCGAACTGGTGTCGGGCACGCGCAAGGGGAAGCAGGTGCTGAACGTCGGCGAGCCCGCGCGCCTCGCCAAGGCCGAGCGCATCACCGGCGACATGGTGGCCGTGGTGGGCGAGAACCGCAAGATGGTGGTTTTCCCGCTGGCGCAGGTACCGGAAATGCTGCGCGGCAAAGGCGTACGCCTCCAGCGCTACGCCGATGGCGGGCTGCTCGACGTAAAAATTTTCAGCCTAGCGGAAGGCCTGACCTGGACCGATACAGCCGGTCGCCAGCACCAGCGCTCGGAAGCCGATCTCTTGGAATGGCGGGGCGACAGGGCGCAGGCTGGACGCCTCGTTCCCAAGGGCTTCCCCAAGAGCGGCCGCTTCACCTGA
- a CDS encoding 2'-5' RNA ligase family protein, whose translation MTDAPLILTLDMDPASFQRFDTERRRFFPPERNVLAAHLTLFHALPGAEEPGIVRHLAALAARTDALPFTVPGLRSLGRGVAYEVDCDGLLMLRRGLAAEWKHWLTPQDAQGFRPHVTVQNKVLSDEARHLLEALRAGFQPFEGSGTGLRLWRYRGGPWEAAGTFPFAAQAA comes from the coding sequence ATGACCGACGCACCCCTTATCCTCACTCTCGACATGGACCCGGCGAGCTTCCAGCGCTTTGACACCGAGCGCCGCCGCTTCTTCCCGCCTGAGCGCAACGTCCTCGCGGCGCATCTCACGCTGTTCCATGCCCTGCCCGGCGCGGAGGAGCCAGGCATCGTCCGCCATCTCGCCGCGCTCGCGGCCCGAACGGACGCGCTGCCTTTCACCGTGCCGGGGCTTCGCTCGCTGGGGCGCGGCGTCGCCTACGAGGTGGATTGCGACGGGCTTCTGATGCTGCGACGCGGCCTCGCAGCCGAGTGGAAACACTGGCTAACCCCGCAGGACGCGCAGGGGTTTCGCCCGCATGTGACGGTACAGAACAAGGTTTTGTCGGACGAGGCGCGCCACCTTCTGGAGGCGCTGCGCGCGGGCTTCCAACCCTTTGAAGGCTCCGGTACGGGCCTTCGTCTCTGGCGCTATCGCGGCGGCCCGTGGGAGGCGGCCGGCACCTTTCCCTTCGCGGCGCAGGCGGCATGA
- the aspS gene encoding aspartate--tRNA ligase, with product MHRYRSHTCAALRPSEVGQTVRLSGWVHRVRDHGGLLFIDLRDHYGLTQIVVDPESPAFKTAETVRSEWVIRVDGEVKARTPETVNTKLPTGEIEIFAREIEVLAQAQELPLPVFGEPDYPEDVRLKYRFLDLRRDTLHKNIVKRTQIIAAMRREMSGAGFAEYTTPILTASSPEGARDFLVPSRIHPGSFYALPQAPQQYKQLLMVAGFDRYFQIAPCFRDEDPRADRLPGEFYQLDMEMSFVTQDDVWNTMTPVITQIFEEFAEGKPVTKEWPRIAYDEAIRKYGSDKPDLRNPIEMQAVTNHFAGSGFKVFAGMIAANPKVEVWAIPAKTGGSRAFCDRMNGWAQGQGQPGLGYIFWRKEGETLEGAGPLAKNIGPERTDAIRAQLGLGDGDACFFVAGEPSKFYKFAGEARTRAGEELNLVDRDRFECCWIVDFPFFEYNEDEKRIDFAHNPFSMPQGGMEALESQDPLTIKAYQYDAVCNGFEIASGSIRNQSPDLMVKAFEMVGLSKQDVEDRFGGMYRAFQYGAPPHGGCAFGIDRVVMLLCGAKNLREITLFPMNQQAFDLLMNAPSPAAPQQLRELQLRPMPQAPKA from the coding sequence ATGCACCGCTATCGCAGCCACACCTGCGCCGCCCTGCGCCCGTCCGAGGTCGGCCAGACCGTTCGCCTGTCGGGCTGGGTCCACCGCGTGCGCGACCATGGCGGGCTTCTGTTCATCGACTTGCGCGATCACTACGGCCTGACGCAGATCGTCGTGGACCCCGAGTCCCCGGCCTTCAAGACCGCCGAGACGGTGCGCTCGGAATGGGTGATCCGCGTCGACGGCGAGGTGAAGGCCCGCACGCCCGAGACGGTCAACACCAAGCTGCCGACCGGCGAGATCGAGATTTTCGCCCGTGAGATCGAGGTTTTGGCGCAGGCGCAGGAACTGCCGCTGCCGGTCTTCGGCGAGCCGGACTACCCGGAAGACGTGCGTCTCAAGTATCGCTTCCTGGATCTGCGCCGCGACACGCTGCACAAGAACATCGTCAAGCGCACGCAGATCATCGCCGCCATGCGCCGCGAAATGTCGGGGGCGGGTTTTGCCGAATATACGACGCCGATCCTGACGGCCTCCTCGCCGGAAGGGGCACGCGATTTCCTCGTGCCGAGCCGCATCCACCCCGGCAGTTTCTATGCGCTGCCGCAGGCGCCCCAGCAGTACAAGCAGCTTCTGATGGTGGCGGGTTTCGACCGCTACTTCCAGATCGCGCCCTGCTTCCGCGACGAGGACCCCCGCGCCGACCGCCTGCCGGGCGAGTTCTATCAGCTCGACATGGAGATGAGCTTCGTCACGCAGGACGATGTCTGGAACACGATGACCCCGGTCATCACCCAGATCTTCGAGGAGTTCGCGGAAGGAAAGCCGGTCACCAAGGAGTGGCCGCGCATCGCCTATGACGAGGCGATCCGCAAATACGGCTCCGACAAGCCGGACCTGCGCAACCCGATCGAGATGCAGGCCGTCACCAATCATTTCGCGGGCTCTGGCTTCAAGGTCTTCGCCGGCATGATCGCCGCGAACCCGAAGGTCGAGGTCTGGGCGATCCCGGCCAAGACCGGCGGCAGCCGCGCCTTCTGCGACCGCATGAACGGCTGGGCGCAGGGCCAGGGCCAGCCGGGCCTCGGCTACATCTTCTGGCGCAAGGAAGGCGAGACGCTGGAAGGCGCCGGGCCGCTCGCCAAGAATATCGGCCCCGAGCGCACGGACGCGATCCGCGCCCAGCTCGGCCTCGGCGATGGCGACGCCTGCTTCTTCGTCGCGGGCGAGCCCTCGAAGTTCTACAAGTTCGCGGGCGAGGCGCGCACGCGCGCCGGCGAGGAGCTGAACCTCGTCGACCGCGACCGGTTCGAATGCTGCTGGATCGTGGATTTCCCCTTCTTCGAATACAACGAAGACGAGAAGCGGATCGACTTCGCGCACAACCCGTTCTCGATGCCGCAGGGTGGCATGGAAGCGCTTGAGAGCCAGGACCCGCTGACCATCAAGGCCTATCAGTACGACGCGGTCTGCAACGGCTTCGAGATCGCTTCCGGCTCGATCCGCAACCAGTCGCCCGATCTGATGGTCAAGGCCTTCGAGATGGTCGGCCTGTCGAAGCAGGACGTCGAGGATCGCTTCGGCGGCATGTACCGCGCGTTCCAGTACGGCGCTCCCCCGCATGGCGGCTGCGCCTTCGGCATCGACCGTGTGGTGATGCTTCTGTGCGGCGCCAAGAACCTGCGCGAGATCACGCTGTTCCCGATGAACCAGCAGGCCTTCGATCTCCTGATGAACGCGCCGTCCCCGGCCGCGCCGCAGCAGCTGCGCGAGCTTCAGCTTCGCCCGATGCCGCAGGCACCCAAGGCCTGA